A single genomic interval of Paludisphaera mucosa harbors:
- a CDS encoding PEP-CTERM sorting domain-containing protein: MITTLRKRFSLTSTVRITGRALVVALACLTAAGSSDARAGLTIEIQNFTTLADDTGSFDVILVNDGPTSYSVGSDVVEVAILGATGAKFTDATTATGMTYIYATSFADFLGIPLYAGLADRDLTVVDSEFDVPFYRVVGFGESYGLAHVTFQDDPLSRLSAGMIQVVAEGTSISDESGEIIYPAQAVPEPASLCAFALGVAAIAAASTKRRLAHTLP, translated from the coding sequence ATGATTACGACCCTCCGCAAGCGTTTCTCGCTAACTTCGACCGTCCGGATCACCGGCCGAGCGCTGGTCGTGGCTCTCGCCTGCCTGACGGCGGCGGGCTCCTCCGACGCTCGGGCCGGCTTGACGATCGAGATCCAGAACTTCACGACCCTGGCCGACGACACAGGCTCGTTCGACGTCATCCTCGTCAACGATGGCCCGACGTCCTATAGCGTCGGCTCCGACGTGGTGGAGGTCGCGATCCTCGGCGCGACCGGAGCCAAATTCACCGACGCGACCACCGCCACCGGCATGACGTACATCTACGCGACGTCGTTCGCCGATTTCCTCGGCATCCCCCTGTACGCCGGCCTCGCTGACCGGGATCTGACGGTCGTCGATTCGGAGTTCGACGTCCCGTTCTATCGGGTCGTGGGGTTCGGCGAGAGCTACGGCCTCGCGCACGTCACCTTCCAGGACGACCCACTTTCGCGCCTCTCGGCCGGCATGATCCAGGTGGTCGCCGAAGGGACGTCGATCTCCGACGAGTCCGGCGAAATCATCTACCCCGCCCAGGCCGTCCCCGAGCCTGCTTCGCTTTGCGCGTTCGCACTCGGCGTCGCCGCGATCGCCGCCGCTTCGACCAAGCGGCGATTGGCCCACACGCTTCCTTGA
- a CDS encoding ECF-type sigma factor has protein sequence MNEVTRILSNIESGEPAASEKLLPLVYDELRRLAAARMVGERADHSLDATALVHEAYLRLGGDQKFEGRAHFFAAAAEAMRRVLVDHSRNRARLKRGGGKKRIDLDRLMEPASATNEELLALDEALGDLARQYPEAAELVKLRFFAGMTMNEAAEALQLSPRTANRQWAFARAWLAASLTRE, from the coding sequence ATGAACGAGGTGACCCGCATCCTCTCGAATATCGAATCGGGCGAGCCCGCGGCGAGCGAGAAGCTCCTGCCTCTCGTCTACGACGAGCTGCGCAGGCTCGCGGCCGCCAGGATGGTCGGCGAGCGGGCGGACCACTCGCTCGACGCCACGGCGTTGGTGCACGAGGCCTACCTGCGCCTGGGCGGCGACCAGAAGTTCGAAGGGAGGGCGCACTTCTTCGCTGCCGCCGCCGAGGCGATGCGACGGGTCCTCGTCGACCACAGTCGCAACCGAGCCCGCCTGAAGCGAGGGGGCGGGAAGAAGCGGATCGATCTCGACCGGCTCATGGAGCCCGCCTCGGCGACGAACGAGGAACTCCTCGCGCTCGACGAAGCCCTCGGCGACCTCGCCCGCCAGTATCCGGAGGCCGCCGAACTCGTGAAGCTGCGGTTCTTCGCCGGCATGACCATGAACGAAGCGGCCGAGGCGCTGCAGCTCTCGCCCAGGACGGCCAACCGGCAATGGGCGTTCGCGCGCGCCTGGCTGGCGGCGTCGCTCACCCGCGAGTGA
- a CDS encoding PEP-CTERM sorting domain-containing protein, producing the protein MFHLLRRRHHAAIARLALLASSCLAVATSADADVLYETGFEAPTFTAGAPIDGQGGFHTDFFPNASTVSTAFPAGGSQALRIDAASLLEIDPSIPISQNYNWVDLGDPVAGGARVLRVEADVAVFASGPGEVQVGLQAYDRDFNGIAGITITTDDEGTGPKLAYYTDPANPELIAFTSFGEYVHLGMTLDYTLRTASFDLNGVTLGTAAFAPGVGNVSDFDIYMQRIDWSTPTGTVAYFDNYAVTAVPEPASLGLLAGGLGVLAVRARRRNAR; encoded by the coding sequence ATGTTCCACCTCCTTCGCCGGCGCCATCACGCCGCGATCGCCCGCCTGGCCCTCCTCGCGTCATCCTGCCTCGCGGTCGCGACTTCCGCCGATGCGGACGTCCTCTATGAGACCGGATTCGAGGCCCCGACCTTCACCGCCGGAGCGCCGATCGACGGCCAGGGCGGTTTCCACACCGATTTCTTCCCGAACGCCTCGACCGTCAGCACGGCGTTCCCGGCCGGCGGGAGCCAGGCGCTCCGGATCGACGCCGCCTCGCTGCTGGAGATCGATCCGTCGATCCCGATCTCTCAGAACTACAATTGGGTCGACCTCGGCGACCCGGTGGCGGGCGGGGCCCGAGTCTTGCGCGTCGAGGCGGACGTCGCCGTCTTCGCATCCGGGCCCGGCGAGGTCCAGGTCGGCCTCCAGGCGTACGACCGGGACTTCAACGGCATCGCCGGGATCACCATCACCACCGACGACGAGGGGACCGGGCCGAAGCTCGCCTATTACACCGACCCCGCGAACCCCGAATTGATCGCATTCACCTCCTTCGGCGAATACGTTCATCTCGGCATGACCCTGGACTATACGCTGCGAACGGCGTCATTCGACCTGAACGGAGTGACGCTCGGGACGGCGGCGTTCGCCCCGGGAGTCGGCAATGTGAGCGACTTCGATATTTACATGCAACGCATAGACTGGTCGACTCCGACCGGGACCGTGGCGTACTTCGACAACTACGCGGTGACCGCCGTCCCGGAGCCCGCCAGCCTCGGGCTGCTTGCGGGCGGGCTTGGGGTCCTCGCCGTGCGGGCCCGACGGCGGAACGCGCGTTGA
- a CDS encoding serine/threonine-protein kinase: protein MPSPDPQLMTVFSDALERNDPAARAAYLDEACRGNAGLRRLVEEMLAAHDGAGRFLEPGPPATAESSSIANLPVTERAAPESPARAGTATEAHDRDGSSTKAASLQFSAESAGTVVAGRYKLLQQIGEGGMGTVWMADQTDPVRRRVAVKLIRVHQGNSRTILSRFEAERQAIALMDHPHIAKLLDAGTTADGSPFFVMELVKGVPLNEYCDAHHLSIRDRLALFVQICSAVQHAHQKGIIHRDLKPTNILVEDHDGKPMPRVIDFGLAKATSGLQLSENTLFTAFGSVMGTPLYMAPEQAAFNAVDVDTRADVYALGVILYELLTGTTPITRESMKKAALDEMLRLIREQDAPTPSSRLSTVDSAPSIAANRRTEPQKLGRFVKGELDWIVLKALSKERDRRYETATGFGRDVERFLNNEAVAAGPPSASYRLRKFVKRNRGQVLAASLVLLALLAGIAGTTLGLVEARRSADAERKAKRDAEEKSVLAESNEKKALAAAEEEKKAKESVESVLGFVEGKIFAAARPKGQEGGLGYDVKLVDAITASLPSIDGDFRGRPLIEARLRRTIGNSFFFLSLFDRALEQHEADYKIRRRELGPDHIDTLKSLMNVATNYWLVGRRAEGINRMEEAVRLMKAGQGPDYELAIWSMGNLAGMYLEAGRHAEAIETQQEVVARQTSKVGPEHYDTTFAKLNLARMYDEMGHHAEALKLFEEALPREEAALGRDHPDTLASTTDLAKIYNELGRHAESLSLFEKTLPLLKDKFGPDHRSTLAANSVLADVYSALGREADALRLLEETLARGKAQFGPDHVYTLESMTSLARVHMAAGRGDRAKALLEECSAASRKEPASSWKVAALQAWFGLDDDFAETRTRILEFARGTNDATTALRAAQVGALRPSDDQAVQRETLDLGRKAVELHKGERQLLALGMAEYRIGRFAEAEKTFQSAATPWRDITAADTADFYRAMCLFRLGRKEEARDLATRTAGRMKPLPKVGQGPGSGNSGDSGNLILWLAYKEAKMTIDLEEPPPRR, encoded by the coding sequence ATGCCGAGCCCCGACCCGCAGTTGATGACCGTCTTCTCGGACGCGCTGGAGCGGAACGACCCGGCCGCCCGCGCCGCCTATCTCGACGAGGCCTGCCGGGGGAACGCGGGGCTTCGCCGTCTGGTCGAGGAGATGCTGGCCGCCCACGACGGCGCCGGCCGGTTCCTGGAACCCGGCCCTCCCGCAACGGCGGAATCCTCCTCGATCGCAAACCTCCCCGTCACCGAGCGCGCCGCCCCCGAAAGCCCGGCCCGCGCGGGAACCGCCACGGAAGCCCATGATCGCGACGGCTCGAGCACGAAAGCGGCGTCCCTGCAGTTCTCCGCCGAGTCGGCGGGGACGGTCGTCGCCGGCCGGTACAAACTGCTCCAGCAGATCGGCGAAGGGGGCATGGGCACGGTCTGGATGGCCGACCAGACCGATCCCGTCAGGCGCCGGGTCGCGGTCAAGCTGATCCGCGTGCATCAGGGGAATTCGCGGACGATCCTGTCGCGGTTCGAGGCCGAGCGGCAGGCCATCGCTCTGATGGACCACCCCCACATCGCCAAGCTCCTCGACGCCGGCACGACGGCCGACGGCTCGCCGTTCTTCGTCATGGAGCTGGTCAAAGGCGTCCCGCTCAACGAGTATTGCGACGCCCACCACCTGAGCATCCGCGATCGGCTTGCGCTCTTCGTGCAGATCTGCTCGGCCGTGCAGCACGCGCATCAGAAGGGCATCATCCACCGCGACCTGAAACCGACGAACATCCTCGTCGAGGATCACGACGGCAAGCCGATGCCCAGGGTGATCGACTTCGGCCTGGCCAAGGCGACCTCGGGGCTGCAACTGAGCGAGAACACGCTGTTCACGGCCTTCGGAAGCGTCATGGGAACGCCGCTGTACATGGCGCCCGAGCAGGCGGCATTCAACGCCGTGGACGTCGACACCCGGGCCGACGTCTACGCCCTCGGCGTGATCCTGTATGAGCTGCTGACGGGCACGACGCCGATCACGCGGGAGTCGATGAAGAAGGCCGCGCTCGACGAGATGCTCAGGTTGATCCGCGAGCAGGACGCGCCGACGCCGTCGAGCCGGCTGAGCACGGTCGACTCGGCCCCCAGCATCGCCGCCAACCGGAGGACGGAGCCGCAAAAACTGGGCCGGTTCGTGAAGGGGGAGCTCGACTGGATTGTGCTGAAAGCCCTCAGCAAGGAACGCGACCGCCGTTACGAAACCGCGACCGGGTTCGGGAGGGATGTCGAGCGTTTCCTGAATAACGAGGCCGTCGCCGCCGGCCCGCCGAGCGCGAGCTATCGGCTGCGGAAGTTCGTGAAGCGGAATCGCGGCCAGGTCCTCGCGGCGAGCCTGGTGCTGCTCGCGCTGCTGGCGGGCATCGCCGGGACGACCTTGGGGCTGGTGGAAGCCCGGCGATCGGCCGACGCGGAGCGCAAGGCCAAGCGCGACGCGGAAGAGAAGAGCGTCCTGGCCGAGTCGAACGAGAAGAAGGCCCTGGCCGCCGCCGAGGAGGAGAAGAAGGCGAAAGAGTCGGTCGAGTCGGTGCTGGGCTTCGTGGAGGGCAAGATCTTCGCGGCCGCTCGCCCCAAGGGCCAGGAGGGGGGCCTGGGCTACGACGTCAAGCTGGTCGACGCCATCACGGCTTCCCTGCCGTCGATCGATGGAGACTTCCGCGGCCGACCGCTGATCGAAGCCCGGCTCCGCCGGACGATCGGAAATTCCTTCTTCTTCCTGAGCCTTTTCGATCGGGCACTCGAGCAGCACGAGGCCGACTACAAGATCCGTCGCCGCGAACTCGGCCCCGACCATATCGACACGCTCAAGAGCCTGATGAACGTGGCCACCAACTACTGGCTCGTCGGCCGACGCGCCGAGGGCATCAATCGCATGGAAGAGGCAGTGAGGCTCATGAAGGCCGGGCAGGGCCCGGATTACGAGCTCGCCATCTGGTCCATGGGCAACCTGGCGGGCATGTACTTGGAGGCCGGCCGGCACGCCGAAGCCATCGAAACGCAGCAAGAGGTCGTCGCCAGGCAAACGTCCAAGGTCGGTCCCGAGCACTACGACACGACGTTCGCCAAGCTCAACCTGGCCCGCATGTACGACGAGATGGGCCACCACGCCGAGGCGCTCAAGCTCTTCGAGGAGGCGCTGCCCAGGGAGGAAGCCGCGCTGGGCCGCGATCATCCCGACACCCTTGCCAGCACGACCGATCTGGCCAAGATCTACAACGAACTCGGCCGGCACGCCGAGTCGCTCTCGCTCTTCGAAAAGACGCTGCCCCTTTTGAAGGACAAGTTCGGCCCCGATCACCGTAGTACCCTGGCCGCCAACAGCGTCCTGGCCGACGTCTACTCGGCCTTGGGCCGGGAAGCGGACGCCCTCCGCCTGCTGGAAGAGACGCTGGCTCGAGGGAAGGCCCAGTTCGGTCCGGACCACGTCTATACGCTCGAGAGCATGACGTCCCTGGCCCGCGTCCATATGGCCGCGGGCCGCGGCGATCGCGCGAAGGCGCTCCTCGAGGAGTGCTCCGCGGCGAGCCGCAAGGAGCCGGCGAGCTCATGGAAGGTCGCGGCGCTCCAGGCGTGGTTCGGTCTCGACGACGACTTCGCCGAGACCCGGACGCGCATCCTCGAGTTCGCCCGGGGGACCAACGACGCAACGACGGCGCTCCGCGCCGCACAGGTCGGCGCTTTGCGGCCGTCGGACGACCAGGCCGTCCAGCGCGAGACGCTGGATCTGGGACGGAAGGCGGTCGAGCTCCACAAGGGGGAGAGACAACTCCTGGCCCTGGGCATGGCCGAGTACCGCATTGGCCGCTTCGCCGAGGCCGAGAAAACCTTCCAGTCAGCCGCCACCCCTTGGCGGGATATCACCGCGGCGGACACGGCGGACTTCTATCGGGCGATGTGCCTCTTCCGGCTCGGCCGAAAAGAGGAGGCCAGGGACCTTGCGACCAGGACCGCCGGGCGGATGAAGCCGCTCCCGAAAGTCGGGCAAGGCCCGGGCTCGGGCAACAGCGGCGATTCAGGCAACCTCATCCTGTGGCTGGCCTACAAGGAAGCGAAGATGACGATCGACCTCGAAGAGCCCCCGCCGCGTCGGTGA